A single region of the Plasmodium malariae genome assembly, chromosome: 7 genome encodes:
- the PmUG01_07010500 gene encoding fam-m protein, which produces MEKPKKLFIFTEIFFFIISTWILNFENYIISFNKILDVNYNLDKKLDIKNYRLLAKYKQSKDSNSASLKDDIPNNRGYSQRDIFNKVEDPMKRKKSNRSSLNKEKYYTEVINHNKGMFDGKHFHFEKKWIKKKDYDYFLEKNRRIGDISLKKIKFRNYKFGVAILFLFFVLGIGYPILQGLGYLKTAAEKIMESIKSAFKLNDNIPVPSYTYPLLFSILLFILAIIIVVGITKILINNEKYKKIKLMTE; this is translated from the exons ATGGAAAAGCCAAAGAagttattcatatttactgaaatttttttttttataatttcaacTTGGATtctaaattttgaaaattatata atttcatttaacaaaatattggATGTGAACTATAACCTTGATAAGAAATTAGACATAAAGAATTACAGAttactagcaaaatataaacagaGCAAGGATTCAAATAGTGCAAGTTTAAAAGATGATATACCTAATAATAGAGGTTATTCTCAAAgagatatatttaataaagtaGAAGACCCAATGAAGCGCAAAAAATCAAATAGAAGTTCACTGAATAAGGAGAAATATTATACAGAAGTAATAAATCATAATAAAGGAatgtttgatggaaaacatttccattttgaaaaaaagtggatcaaaaaaaaagattatgattattttcttgaaaaaaacaGGAGAATTGGTGAtataagtttaaaaaaaataaaatttaggaATTACAAATTTGGAGTTGctatactttttctttttttcgtgTTGGGAATAGGATACCCCATATTACAAGGATTAGGCTACTTAAAAACTGCTGCGGAAAAGATCATGGAATCAATAAAAAGCGCTTTTAAGTTAAATGACAATATCCCAGTACCATCCTATACTTatccattattattttctatacttctttttatattagctattataatagtagtagGAATTACAAAGatcttaataaataatgaaaaatataaaaaaattaagttgatGACTgagtaa